One window of Chamaesiphon minutus PCC 6605 genomic DNA carries:
- a CDS encoding HYD1 signature containing ADP-ribosyltransferase family protein, with translation MTINIFNSLYHYTTEYGLLAIIESGVLRPSLTKPNGRDVLLGEGQYFTSIAPETIAKN, from the coding sequence TTGACCATCAATATTTTCAACAGCCTCTACCACTACACTACCGAATACGGCCTGCTCGCTATTATAGAAAGTGGAGTGCTTCGGCCTTCGTTAACTAAGCCAAATGGGAGAGATGTCTTGTTAGGTGAAGGTCAGTATTTTACAAGTATTGCGCCAGAAACGATCGCTAAGAACTAG
- a CDS encoding PhoH family protein, translating to MTETTANKLPSPVVIDLLSNDGANALAGDREQNLKTIARQTGAKLVLRGQELIIDGMAAEIDRASQLIELLQPLWQVGKAISSVDVRAALQASATGGETQLKSMQTEVLATTRKGDRIRPKTAAQWQYIQTIRQHELTFCIGPAGTGKTYLAAVLAVQALLNGECERLILTRPAVEAGEKLGFLPGDLQQKVDPFLRPLYDALHEFIDADKIPLLIEKGTIEIAPLAYMRGRTLSNAFVIVDEAQNTTPAQMKMLLTRIGFRSRMVVTGDVTQTDLPSFQTSGLVVAQRILQNIEGIGFCYFNKSDVVRHALVERIVAAYEQAEG from the coding sequence ATGACCGAAACAACCGCGAATAAATTGCCTTCACCCGTAGTAATTGACTTACTTAGTAATGATGGTGCCAATGCACTAGCAGGAGATCGCGAACAAAATCTCAAAACGATCGCGCGTCAAACGGGAGCGAAACTGGTATTGCGCGGACAGGAATTAATTATCGATGGCATGGCGGCAGAAATCGATCGGGCGAGCCAGTTAATCGAGCTACTACAGCCCTTGTGGCAAGTGGGTAAGGCAATTTCATCTGTAGATGTTCGGGCAGCCTTACAAGCCTCAGCAACGGGCGGAGAAACGCAACTAAAATCGATGCAAACTGAGGTACTGGCGACTACTCGCAAGGGCGATCGCATTCGACCGAAAACGGCGGCTCAGTGGCAATATATTCAAACCATCCGCCAGCACGAGCTGACATTTTGTATCGGCCCTGCGGGGACAGGTAAGACATATCTAGCGGCAGTTCTAGCCGTTCAAGCTTTATTAAATGGCGAATGCGAACGCTTGATTCTGACGCGTCCCGCCGTCGAAGCTGGCGAGAAATTAGGCTTTTTGCCAGGAGATCTCCAGCAAAAGGTCGATCCATTTTTACGCCCGTTATACGATGCTTTGCATGAATTTATCGATGCCGATAAAATTCCGTTGTTAATCGAGAAAGGCACGATCGAAATCGCCCCTTTAGCATACATGCGCGGACGCACTTTGAGTAATGCGTTTGTAATTGTAGATGAAGCGCAAAATACCACTCCCGCACAGATGAAAATGCTGCTAACGCGGATTGGCTTTCGATCGAGAATGGTCGTCACTGGCGATGTTACCCAAACCGATTTACCCTCTTTTCAAACATCGGGATTAGTCGTCGCTCAACGCATTTTACAAAATATCGAGGGGATTGGTTTTTGTTACTTTAATAAAAGCGATGTCGTCCGTCATGCCTTGGTAGAGCGGATCGTCGCTGCTTACGAGCAGGCAGAGGGTTAG
- a CDS encoding TetR/AcrR family transcriptional regulator, whose translation MAKYHHGNLRNTLIKVATELLAEEGTHALSLRKMAQRAGVSHNAPYMHFADKEAVLAEIAEEGFRLLAMEIESAIATADTSTYGRLIAASNAYIRFALDRPNHLQVMFRPYEVEKYPSLLAASQVALNCLFELVKSGQENHTLIAGDPHQMTKSIWAMVHGVAVISIAYQTNMLLPENTSIDDGVASVFVGFLLDGLATKKA comes from the coding sequence ATGGCTAAATATCATCATGGAAATTTACGCAACACGTTAATAAAAGTCGCCACCGAACTGTTAGCAGAGGAAGGTACCCACGCGCTCAGTTTGCGGAAAATGGCGCAAAGAGCTGGGGTGAGCCACAATGCACCATATATGCATTTTGCCGACAAAGAAGCCGTGCTAGCAGAGATTGCCGAAGAAGGCTTTAGGCTACTAGCAATGGAAATCGAGTCGGCGATCGCGACAGCAGATACTAGTACTTATGGACGATTAATTGCCGCCAGCAATGCCTATATCCGCTTTGCACTCGATCGTCCCAACCACTTGCAAGTGATGTTTCGTCCCTATGAAGTCGAGAAATATCCGAGCTTGCTAGCAGCCTCGCAAGTAGCCCTCAACTGCTTATTCGAGCTGGTTAAATCTGGGCAAGAAAATCACACCTTAATTGCTGGCGATCCGCACCAAATGACGAAATCGATCTGGGCGATGGTGCATGGAGTCGCGGTAATTTCGATCGCTTATCAAACCAATATGTTGTTACCAGAAAACACCTCGATCGATGACGGGGTTGCATCGGTATTTGTCGGTTTTTTATTAGATGGACTAGCAACTAAAAAAGCCTAA
- a CDS encoding SRPBCC family protein, with the protein MKFSHTLKTAATPERIWAIWIDVENWSQWDTELVDADLDGAFVLGAIGRLKPKTGRVSKFEISQFNPGKSYTFTIGLPLCSLQVHRYLSDRVDGTYFTHEVSFQGLLGWLFGLLLGRKFQSVLPSVMANVARIAES; encoded by the coding sequence ATGAAGTTTAGTCACACGCTGAAAACGGCTGCTACACCAGAACGGATTTGGGCAATCTGGATCGATGTCGAAAATTGGTCGCAATGGGACACCGAATTAGTTGATGCCGATCTGGATGGTGCCTTTGTGCTGGGTGCGATCGGGAGATTGAAGCCAAAAACAGGGCGAGTTAGTAAGTTCGAGATCTCGCAATTTAATCCCGGTAAGAGCTATACCTTTACGATCGGACTACCATTATGTAGTTTACAGGTGCATCGCTATTTGAGCGATCGAGTAGATGGGACATACTTCACCCACGAAGTATCATTTCAAGGGTTGCTCGGCTGGTTATTTGGCTTATTATTAGGCCGCAAGTTTCAATCGGTATTGCCCAGCGTGATGGCAAATGTAGCGCGAATTGCCGAAAGTTAG
- a CDS encoding bacterial microcompartment protein: protein MGIDLRSYVFIDRLQRQHAAYLGTEAQGFLPLPADSSLWIEVSPGVEINQMMDIALKSAQVRPGVQIIERLYGLMEIHASSQGDVHAAGQAILAYLGVRQSDCLKPRVISSRIIRNITAHHTQMINRSRRGNMILAGQTLYVLEVEPAAYAAIAANEAEKSASINILQISAVGVFGRLYLGGEERDIKAAEAGILASLESLPGRPFPDNAKQE, encoded by the coding sequence TTGGGAATCGACCTGCGTAGTTACGTTTTTATCGATCGGTTGCAACGCCAACATGCTGCATATTTGGGGACTGAAGCCCAAGGTTTTTTGCCATTGCCAGCAGATTCCTCATTGTGGATCGAAGTTTCGCCTGGGGTCGAAATCAACCAAATGATGGACATCGCCCTCAAATCTGCCCAAGTCAGACCAGGAGTGCAGATCATCGAGCGGTTGTATGGATTGATGGAAATTCATGCTAGCAGTCAGGGTGACGTTCATGCCGCCGGACAGGCGATTTTGGCATATTTGGGAGTACGCCAGTCTGATTGTCTCAAGCCGCGCGTCATTTCGAGTCGGATCATTCGCAATATTACCGCCCATCATACTCAGATGATCAACCGCAGTCGGCGGGGAAATATGATTCTGGCGGGACAAACGCTATATGTGTTGGAAGTAGAGCCTGCGGCATATGCGGCAATTGCAGCCAATGAAGCCGAAAAATCTGCATCGATTAATATCCTCCAAATTTCGGCTGTCGGTGTATTCGGGCGGCTATATTTGGGTGGTGAAGAACGGGATATTAAGGCGGCGGAGGCGGGAATTTTGGCATCGTTAGAGAGCTTACCGGGGCGTCCGTTTCCAGACAATGCGAAGCAGGAGTAG